Proteins from a single region of Runella sp. SP2:
- the aroQ gene encoding type II 3-dehydroquinate dehydratase codes for MKKILIINGPNLNLLGKREPTIYGSQTFEDYFQTLQQLFPEVELHYFQSNHEGALIDKIHEIGFAFDGIVLNAGAYTHTSVAIADALSAVTTPAVEVHISNVHAREAFRHHSYLSSRVKGVIVGLGLKGYELAIRYFI; via the coding sequence GTGAAAAAAATACTTATCATCAATGGCCCCAATTTGAACCTATTGGGCAAGCGCGAACCCACCATTTACGGAAGCCAAACCTTTGAAGATTACTTCCAAACCCTTCAGCAACTTTTTCCTGAAGTAGAGTTGCATTACTTTCAATCAAACCACGAAGGCGCCCTCATCGATAAAATCCACGAAATTGGTTTTGCGTTCGACGGAATCGTTCTTAACGCTGGTGCCTATACGCACACGTCGGTTGCCATTGCCGATGCCCTTTCGGCCGTCACAACACCTGCGGTTGAAGTCCATATTTCCAACGTTCACGCTCGCGAAGCTTTCCGTCACCACAGCTACCTCAGCAGCCGCGTAAAAGGTGTCATTGTAGGATTAGGACTCAAAGGATACGAATTAGCGATTCGGTACTTTATATGA
- a CDS encoding LytTR family DNA-binding domain-containing protein yields MNALSHLPNSGNYLVLLRGRLRLRIADIVRLEADRNYTRFVLTDGRTLLMARTLGSFEKELSNVFFRANKSVLVNRLYIKFLAKDWLEMMDGFGVAVARRRKI; encoded by the coding sequence ATGAACGCTTTATCTCATTTACCAAACTCAGGAAATTATTTGGTACTTCTACGTGGGCGTTTACGATTGCGTATAGCCGACATCGTTCGACTCGAAGCTGACCGAAACTATACCCGTTTTGTGCTGACCGACGGTCGAACGTTGTTGATGGCACGCACGCTTGGTTCTTTCGAAAAGGAATTGTCCAATGTGTTTTTTCGAGCCAATAAGAGCGTTTTGGTGAATCGTTTGTACATTAAATTTTTAGCTAAAGATTGGCTCGAAATGATGGATGGTTTTGGCGTGGCCGTAGCGAGGCGGCGAAAAATTTGA
- a CDS encoding isoprenylcysteine carboxylmethyltransferase family protein encodes MKSKIGNILLFVLISYFLPLWGRWELLKTLPIVFMILKTITLVTTQPPITIEGANAQADHDRFSTLGIVVVYIGGQIAAMLEWVFFRGGHVVFDVFFWVGVVLMAGGLVFRVWCIKTLGRFFTTEVQVQQGQRIITEGPYKHVRHPSYLGAYLAIVGSTLLVHAYFSAVTTAFLLGVAYYYRITVEETALVREFGDEYADYQKVSKRFLPFVY; translated from the coding sequence CTACCACTTTGGGGGCGGTGGGAATTATTAAAAACACTCCCAATTGTTTTTATGATTTTAAAAACAATTACCCTTGTCACTACACAGCCACCTATTACCATTGAAGGGGCTAATGCGCAAGCTGACCATGATCGTTTTTCTACTTTGGGAATAGTGGTTGTATATATTGGGGGACAGATAGCCGCAATGCTGGAGTGGGTGTTTTTTCGGGGAGGACATGTGGTGTTTGACGTCTTTTTTTGGGTTGGAGTTGTACTGATGGCTGGTGGCTTGGTGTTTCGTGTTTGGTGTATTAAAACCCTTGGGCGTTTTTTCACAACGGAGGTACAAGTGCAGCAAGGTCAGCGAATCATCACCGAAGGACCCTACAAACACGTTCGTCATCCAAGCTATTTGGGGGCTTATTTGGCGATTGTTGGAAGCACCTTGTTGGTACATGCTTATTTCTCAGCAGTTACAACCGCCTTTTTGCTGGGTGTTGCCTACTATTACCGCATTACCGTGGAAGAAACCGCCTTAGTGCGTGAGTTTGGGGATGAGTATGCTGATTATCAGAAAGTTTCTAAGCGGTTTTTGCCGTTTGTATATTAG